The following are encoded together in the Pectobacterium punjabense genome:
- the aaeR gene encoding HTH-type transcriptional activator AaeR, whose product MERLKSMSVFARVVEFGSFTAAARQLQMSVSAVSQTVTKLEDELQIKLLNRSTRSIGLTEAGKIYYHGCRRMLHEAHEVHEQLYAFNNTPIGTLRIGSSSTMAQNVLSTMTAEMLKEYPGLSVNLVTGIPAPDLIADGLDIVIRVGALQDSSLFSKRLGSMPMVVCAAKSYLAQHGTPDKPADMVNFSWLEYSVRPDSEFELIAPEGISTRVTPQGRFVTNDPQTLVRWLKAGAGIAYVPLMWIVDEIKRGEIEILFNRYHSDPRPVYALYTRKDNLPLKVQVCINYMTEYFKNVALTYQGYRQDHGEEKK is encoded by the coding sequence ATGGAAAGACTAAAGAGTATGTCGGTATTTGCCCGCGTGGTGGAATTTGGTTCTTTTACCGCCGCCGCTCGCCAGTTGCAGATGAGCGTATCCGCCGTCAGCCAGACCGTCACCAAGCTTGAAGATGAACTACAAATTAAGCTGCTTAACCGCAGTACGCGCAGTATTGGGCTGACGGAGGCGGGGAAGATTTACTATCACGGCTGCCGTCGCATGCTGCATGAAGCACATGAGGTTCATGAACAGCTTTATGCCTTCAACAACACGCCGATCGGCACGCTGCGCATTGGTAGTTCGTCCACCATGGCACAGAATGTGTTGTCCACTATGACTGCGGAGATGTTGAAGGAATATCCCGGTTTGTCCGTCAATCTGGTCACCGGGATTCCCGCTCCCGACCTGATTGCCGACGGATTGGATATCGTCATTCGCGTCGGTGCGCTACAGGATTCCAGCCTGTTTTCGAAACGCTTAGGTTCGATGCCGATGGTAGTTTGCGCCGCGAAAAGCTATCTGGCGCAGCACGGCACACCGGATAAGCCAGCAGATATGGTGAACTTTTCCTGGTTGGAATACAGCGTACGGCCCGACAGCGAATTTGAACTAATCGCACCGGAAGGCATTTCGACCCGCGTCACGCCACAAGGGCGTTTTGTCACTAACGACCCACAAACGCTGGTACGCTGGCTCAAGGCCGGAGCGGGCATCGCATACGTTCCGCTGATGTGGATCGTGGACGAGATCAAGCGCGGCGAAATCGAGATTCTGTTCAATCGCTACCACTCCGACCCGCGCCCGGTCTACGCGCTCTACACTCGCAAAGACAACCTGCCGCTAAAAGTACAGGTCTGCATTAACTACATGACGGAATACTTCAAAAACGTCGCCCTGACGTATCAAGGCTATCGGCAAGACCATGGCGAGGAAAAAAAATAG
- the tldD gene encoding metalloprotease TldD has protein sequence MSLSFVSEQLLTANKLNLDDLAAVLGSLNERRLDYADLYFQSSYHESWVLEDRIIKDGSYNIDQGVGIRAIDGEKTGFAYADQITLNALHQSAQAARSIVREQGTGTAHTLGEVSHRALYPTLNPLDSLTREDKIALLQRADTVARAADTRVQEVSASLTGVYELVLVAATDGTLAADVRPLVRLSISVLVEAEGKRERGSSGGGTRGGYAYFWEVTDGEPRVDAWAKEAVRMALVNLSAVAAPAGPMPVVLGAGWPGVLLHEAVGHGLEGDFNRRGTSVFSGQMGKLVASELCTVVDDGTLSGRRGSLSMDDEGVPGQYNVLIENGILKGYMQDKLNARLMGVAPTGNGRRESYAHLPMPRMTNTYMLAGKSTPEEIISSVEYGLYAPNFGGGQVDITSGKFVFSTSEAYLIEKGRITTPVKGATLIGSGIEAMQQISMVGNDLELDKGVGVCGKEGQSLPVGVGQPTLKLESLTVGGTA, from the coding sequence ATGAGCCTTTCGTTTGTCAGTGAGCAGTTACTCACCGCCAATAAATTGAATCTTGACGATCTCGCCGCTGTGCTGGGGTCGCTTAATGAGCGTCGTCTGGACTATGCCGATCTCTATTTCCAGTCCAGCTACCATGAATCTTGGGTACTGGAAGATCGCATCATTAAAGACGGGTCTTACAATATCGATCAGGGCGTGGGTATCCGGGCGATTGACGGTGAAAAGACCGGGTTTGCGTATGCCGATCAGATCACGTTGAATGCATTACATCAGAGTGCGCAGGCAGCACGCAGTATTGTACGGGAACAGGGCACTGGAACGGCGCATACGTTGGGTGAAGTGTCACATCGTGCGCTCTATCCGACGTTGAATCCGCTGGATAGTCTGACGCGTGAGGATAAAATTGCACTGTTGCAACGTGCGGATACGGTTGCTCGTGCTGCGGATACGCGGGTGCAGGAAGTGTCAGCGAGCCTGACTGGCGTGTATGAACTGGTGCTGGTGGCTGCGACCGATGGCACGCTGGCGGCGGATGTGCGTCCACTGGTGCGTCTGTCAATCAGCGTGCTGGTTGAAGCTGAAGGTAAACGTGAGCGCGGTAGCAGCGGCGGCGGCACGCGTGGCGGCTATGCGTATTTCTGGGAAGTGACGGACGGCGAACCGCGCGTCGATGCGTGGGCGAAAGAAGCTGTGCGCATGGCGCTGGTTAACCTGTCGGCGGTGGCCGCACCCGCAGGGCCGATGCCTGTAGTGCTAGGCGCAGGCTGGCCGGGCGTGTTGCTGCATGAAGCGGTGGGTCACGGCTTGGAAGGTGATTTTAACCGTCGCGGTACGTCAGTGTTCAGCGGGCAGATGGGTAAACTCGTCGCGTCAGAGCTGTGTACGGTGGTGGACGATGGCACGTTGAGCGGACGTCGCGGCTCTCTCTCAATGGACGATGAAGGCGTTCCGGGGCAGTACAATGTCCTGATTGAAAACGGTATTCTTAAAGGCTACATGCAAGACAAGCTGAATGCTCGCCTGATGGGCGTTGCGCCGACGGGCAACGGTCGCCGCGAATCTTATGCGCATCTGCCGATGCCGCGTATGACCAACACCTATATGCTGGCTGGCAAATCCACGCCGGAGGAGATTATCTCCAGCGTCGAATATGGCCTGTATGCGCCAAACTTTGGCGGGGGTCAGGTGGATATCACCTCTGGCAAGTTCGTCTTCTCGACGTCCGAAGCGTACCTGATCGAAAAAGGTCGTATCACCACGCCAGTCAAAGGTGCGACGCTGATTGGCTCTGGCATTGAAGCGATGCAACAGATCTCTATGGTCGGCAACGATCTAGAGTTGGATAAAGGCGTCGGTGTGTGTGGTAAAGAAGGGCAAAGCCTGCCAGTCGGCGTGGGTCAGCCTACGCTGAAGCTGGAAAGCCTGACCGTTGGCGGCACGGCGTAG